In the Streptomyces sp. cg36 genome, one interval contains:
- the hutH gene encoding histidine ammonia-lyase: MHTVVVGTSGTTPEDVIAVARQGARVELSPTALAALARSREIVDALAAKPEPVYGVSTGFGALASRHISPDLRAQLQRNIVRSHAAGMGPRVEREVVRALMFLRLKTVASGHTGVRPSVAQTMADVLNAGITPVVHEYGSLGCSGDLAPLSHCALTLMGEGDAEGPDGTVRPAGELLAEAGIEPVELREKEGLALLNGTDGMLGMLVMAIADLKKLYTSADITAALSLEALLGTAKVLAPELHAIRPHPGQGASAANMAAVLKGSGLTGHFQQDEAPRVQDAYSVRCAPQVAGAGRDTIAYALTVAERELASAVDNPVVLPDGRVESNGNFHGAPVAYVLDFLAIAAADLGSIAERRTDRLLDKNRSHGLPPFLADDAGVDSGLMIAQYTQAALVSEMKRLAVPASADSIPSSAMQEDHVSMGWSAARKLRTAIDNLTRIIAVEMYAATRGIELRHGLTPAPASRAAIDAARAAGVGGPGPDRFLAPDLAAADAFVRGGGLVAAVEPVTGPLA; the protein is encoded by the coding sequence ATGCACACTGTCGTGGTGGGGACGTCCGGGACGACCCCCGAGGACGTCATCGCAGTCGCACGCCAGGGCGCCCGGGTCGAACTCTCGCCCACCGCCCTCGCCGCCCTCGCCAGGTCCCGCGAGATCGTCGACGCCCTCGCCGCCAAGCCGGAGCCGGTCTACGGCGTCTCCACCGGCTTCGGTGCCCTGGCCTCCCGCCACATCAGCCCGGACCTGCGCGCCCAGCTCCAGCGCAACATCGTGCGCTCGCACGCGGCCGGGATGGGCCCGCGCGTGGAGCGCGAGGTCGTGCGCGCGCTGATGTTCCTGCGGTTGAAGACCGTCGCCTCGGGCCACACCGGCGTACGCCCGTCGGTCGCGCAGACCATGGCGGACGTCCTGAACGCCGGCATCACCCCCGTGGTCCACGAGTACGGCTCGCTCGGCTGCTCCGGCGACCTCGCGCCGCTCTCGCACTGCGCCCTGACCCTGATGGGCGAGGGCGACGCGGAGGGCCCCGACGGCACCGTCCGCCCCGCCGGGGAGCTGCTCGCCGAGGCCGGCATCGAGCCCGTCGAGCTGCGCGAGAAGGAGGGCCTGGCCCTCCTGAACGGCACCGACGGCATGCTCGGCATGCTGGTCATGGCCATCGCCGACCTGAAGAAGCTCTACACCTCGGCCGACATCACCGCCGCCCTCTCGCTGGAGGCGCTGCTGGGCACGGCGAAGGTGCTCGCCCCCGAGCTGCACGCCATCCGCCCGCACCCCGGCCAGGGCGCCTCCGCCGCCAACATGGCCGCCGTGCTGAAGGGTTCGGGCCTGACCGGCCACTTCCAGCAGGACGAGGCCCCGCGCGTCCAGGACGCGTACTCGGTGCGCTGCGCCCCGCAGGTCGCCGGCGCGGGCCGCGACACCATCGCGTACGCGCTGACCGTCGCCGAGCGCGAGCTCGCCTCGGCCGTGGACAACCCCGTCGTCCTGCCGGACGGCCGCGTGGAGTCCAACGGCAACTTCCACGGCGCCCCGGTCGCCTACGTCCTGGACTTCCTGGCGATCGCCGCCGCCGACCTCGGCTCCATCGCCGAGCGCCGCACCGACCGCCTCCTCGACAAGAACCGCTCGCACGGCCTGCCGCCGTTCCTCGCGGACGACGCCGGTGTGGACTCCGGGCTGATGATCGCCCAGTACACGCAGGCCGCCCTGGTCAGCGAGATGAAGCGGCTGGCGGTGCCCGCCTCCGCCGACTCGATCCCGTCCTCCGCGATGCAGGAGGACCACGTCTCGATGGGCTGGTCGGCCGCCCGCAAGCTGCGCACCGCCATCGACAACCTGACCCGGATCATCGCCGTCGAGATGTACGCGGCGACCCGGGGCATCGAGCTGCGCCACGGGCTGACCCCGGCGCCCGCCTCCCGGGCCGCCATCGACGCCGCCCGCGCGGCCGGTGTCGGCGGCCCCGGCCCGGACCGCTTCCTCGCCCCGGACCTGGCCGCCGCCGACGCGTTCGTCCGCGGCGGCGGGCTGGTCGCGGCCGTGGAGCCGGTGACGGGCCCGCTGGCCTGA
- a CDS encoding ABC transporter permease: MFFTYLRRGLRRRGGATLLLSSVPALGIALVIVVSAVSAGTTRAQGEVLRSLYGLGTDLTVAGSPAAAGAAEAPGAVGRSGDRVLVRGRHTLASSTVARVDEQSGVADAAGGIDLTVLKADGPFSRAELKQPRPQGRTRGALPRGAAPGAGFGADSFTVYGTDVAKRDLGPLTTSRITSGRTFRADESTAKVAVVDSAYARERNLAIGAGITVSGDSYAVIGVATADTGDAAADVYLPLAQAQTLANAKDEITAVYVRAADSQRVAGVKSAIQKNVAGTTVTTSADLPDAVSGSLATASSLASGAGHRLAAAVLAAAFLAAGLLTWAAVGRRTREFGTLKALGWNSGRITRQVLAESLVNALLGAVLGIALGLAGAYAVTAAGPTLTARLGDAGGGGAGRHSAARAVDTALTAPVSLTTVGLAVALAVAGGLVAGGLGGWRAARLRPADAQRRAS; encoded by the coding sequence ATGTTCTTCACCTACCTGCGGCGCGGACTGCGTCGCCGCGGCGGTGCGACGCTGCTCCTCTCCTCGGTGCCGGCGCTGGGGATCGCGCTCGTCATCGTGGTCAGCGCGGTGTCCGCCGGGACGACCCGGGCGCAGGGCGAGGTGCTGCGCTCGCTCTACGGACTCGGCACGGACCTGACCGTCGCCGGATCCCCGGCGGCGGCCGGGGCGGCGGAAGCCCCCGGCGCCGTCGGGCGGTCCGGCGACCGGGTGCTGGTGCGGGGCCGACACACCCTCGCCTCCTCGACCGTGGCGCGGGTCGACGAGCAGAGCGGAGTGGCCGACGCGGCGGGCGGCATCGACCTGACCGTCCTCAAGGCCGACGGCCCCTTCAGCCGCGCCGAGTTGAAGCAGCCGCGCCCGCAGGGGCGCACCCGCGGCGCCCTCCCCCGGGGCGCGGCCCCCGGCGCCGGCTTCGGCGCCGACTCCTTCACCGTGTACGGCACGGACGTGGCCAAGCGGGACCTCGGCCCGCTGACCACCTCCAGGATCACCTCGGGCCGCACCTTCCGCGCCGACGAGTCCACCGCCAAGGTCGCGGTCGTCGACAGCGCGTACGCCAGGGAGCGGAACCTGGCGATCGGCGCCGGCATCACCGTCTCGGGCGACAGCTACGCCGTCATCGGCGTCGCCACCGCCGACACCGGGGACGCCGCCGCCGACGTCTACCTCCCGCTCGCCCAGGCGCAGACGCTCGCCAACGCCAAGGACGAGATCACCGCCGTCTACGTCCGGGCCGCCGACTCCCAGCGGGTGGCCGGGGTGAAGTCCGCCATCCAGAAGAACGTCGCGGGCACCACCGTGACCACCTCCGCCGACCTCCCGGACGCCGTCTCCGGCTCCCTGGCCACCGCCTCCTCCCTCGCCTCCGGCGCCGGCCACCGGCTCGCGGCGGCCGTCCTGGCCGCGGCCTTCCTGGCGGCCGGGCTGCTCACCTGGGCCGCGGTCGGCCGCCGGACGCGGGAGTTCGGCACGCTCAAGGCGCTCGGCTGGAACAGCGGCCGGATCACCCGCCAAGTCCTCGCGGAATCCCTGGTCAACGCCCTGCTGGGCGCGGTGCTCGGCATCGCCCTCGGCCTCGCGGGCGCGTACGCCGTCACCGCGGCCGGTCCGACCCTCACCGCGAGGCTGGGCGACGCGGGCGGCGGCGGGGCCGGGCGGCACAGCGCGGCCAGAGCCGTCGACACGGCCCTGACCGCGCCGGTCTCCCTCACCACCGTCGGCCTCGCCGTGGCCCTCGCCGTCGCGGGCGGCCTGGTCGCGGGCGGCCTCGGCGGCTGGCGCGCCGCCCGGCTGCGCCCGGCCGACGCCCAGCGCCGCGCCTCCTAG
- a CDS encoding acyl-CoA carboxylase epsilon subunit, whose product MIKVVRGNPTPEELAAALAVVQARAAATASASSGAPLPPEEWSDPARIARRPVPRPGPRSWARSYWPV is encoded by the coding sequence ATGATCAAGGTCGTACGGGGCAATCCGACCCCGGAGGAGCTGGCCGCCGCACTGGCGGTGGTCCAGGCGCGCGCCGCGGCGACGGCGTCCGCGTCGTCCGGTGCGCCGCTGCCGCCCGAGGAGTGGTCCGACCCGGCGCGCATCGCGCGCCGCCCGGTCCCCCGGCCGGGCCCGCGCTCCTGGGCGCGCAGCTACTGGCCCGTGTGA
- a CDS encoding ABC transporter ATP-binding protein, whose product MYELSGVTKRYRRGEESIDALDGVDLVIADGGRLVIQGPSGGGKSTLLQLLGGLDRPTGGRVVLDGVDLGSLPEARLARVRAESIGFVFQSSNLIPALTARENVETGLVPLGLKAADRRERAADTLASVGLGGQLDRLPGELTGGQRQRVAIARAMVKRPKVLLADEPTGNLDADLRDEIMEVLEGLWAEHALTFVMVTHDTALASRAPRLALIRKGRVTFTERARAA is encoded by the coding sequence ATGTACGAACTCAGCGGCGTCACCAAGCGGTACCGGCGGGGCGAGGAGAGCATCGACGCGCTCGACGGCGTCGATCTGGTCATCGCGGACGGCGGCCGGCTGGTCATCCAGGGGCCCTCCGGCGGCGGCAAGTCCACCCTGCTCCAGCTGCTCGGCGGGCTCGACCGGCCGACCGGCGGCCGGGTCGTCCTCGACGGCGTCGACCTCGGCAGCCTCCCCGAGGCCCGGCTCGCCCGGGTGCGGGCCGAGTCCATCGGCTTCGTCTTCCAGAGCTCCAACCTGATCCCGGCGCTCACCGCCCGGGAGAACGTCGAGACCGGCCTCGTCCCGCTCGGCCTCAAGGCCGCCGACCGGCGCGAACGGGCCGCCGACACGCTCGCCTCGGTCGGCCTGGGCGGGCAGCTGGACCGGCTGCCCGGCGAACTGACCGGCGGTCAGCGGCAGCGCGTGGCCATCGCCCGCGCGATGGTCAAACGGCCCAAGGTGCTGCTCGCCGACGAGCCCACCGGCAACCTCGACGCGGACCTGCGCGACGAGATCATGGAGGTGCTCGAAGGGCTCTGGGCGGAGCACGCCCTGACCTTCGTCATGGTCACCCACGACACCGCGCTGGCGAGCCGGGCCCCCCGGCTCGCCCTCATCCGCAAGGGGCGGGTGACGTTCACGGAGAGGGCGCGGGCGGCGTGA
- a CDS encoding diguanylate cyclase, producing the protein MRGEGEGRGGAGDARLTAVVSLAQAMAAAHTPRESWRAAALGARSALKGNFAALSTWERELGRLRVLVNAGERAEGEEEFPEDETYPVHQFPEITEFLHERWAGGGEPNAWVEVATRPPGEEAGYCHERVTALRRRGRGCCVVAPIVLHGRAWGELYVARPVGAPVFDAADADFATVLASVAAAGIAQTERLEEVRRLAFTDPLTGLANRRAVDVRLDEAIEAHRRDESVVSLVVCDLNGLKRVNDTRGHAVGDRLLERFGSVLSLCGAKLPGALAARLGGDEFCLLAVGPAADEVVRVASELCVRAGELELGEGVACGVASTGDPIGPVRSARRLFRLADAAQYRAKAARAGVPVVAGRDGAVVRLADAAAPERAERRRFRGRG; encoded by the coding sequence ATGCGCGGTGAGGGTGAGGGCAGGGGCGGGGCCGGGGACGCACGGCTGACGGCCGTGGTGTCGTTGGCGCAGGCCATGGCGGCGGCGCACACCCCGCGCGAGTCCTGGCGGGCGGCGGCGCTCGGCGCGCGGTCCGCGCTGAAGGGGAACTTCGCCGCGCTCTCCACCTGGGAGCGGGAGCTGGGGCGGCTGCGGGTCCTGGTGAACGCGGGCGAACGGGCCGAGGGGGAGGAGGAGTTCCCGGAGGACGAGACGTATCCGGTGCACCAGTTCCCCGAGATCACCGAGTTCCTGCACGAGCGGTGGGCCGGGGGCGGCGAGCCCAACGCGTGGGTGGAGGTCGCCACCCGGCCGCCCGGCGAGGAGGCCGGGTACTGCCACGAGCGGGTCACCGCGCTGCGGCGGCGCGGGCGCGGCTGCTGCGTGGTCGCGCCGATCGTGCTGCACGGGCGGGCCTGGGGCGAGCTGTACGTGGCGCGGCCGGTGGGGGCGCCCGTCTTCGACGCCGCCGACGCCGACTTCGCCACCGTCCTGGCGTCCGTGGCGGCGGCCGGGATCGCCCAGACCGAACGCCTGGAGGAGGTCCGCCGCCTCGCCTTCACCGACCCGCTGACCGGGCTCGCCAACCGGCGGGCGGTGGACGTACGGCTCGACGAGGCGATCGAGGCGCACCGGCGGGACGAGTCGGTCGTCAGCCTGGTGGTGTGCGACCTGAACGGGCTGAAGCGGGTCAACGACACCCGGGGGCACGCGGTCGGCGACCGGCTCCTGGAGCGGTTCGGGTCGGTCCTCTCGCTGTGCGGGGCCAAGCTGCCGGGAGCGCTGGCGGCCCGGCTCGGGGGCGACGAGTTCTGTCTGCTGGCGGTGGGGCCGGCGGCGGACGAGGTGGTGCGGGTGGCGTCCGAACTGTGCGTGCGGGCGGGGGAGTTGGAGCTGGGGGAGGGGGTGGCGTGCGGGGTCGCGTCCACCGGCGACCCCATCGGGCCGGTGCGCTCGGCCCGCCGCCTGTTCCGGCTGGCGGACGCGGCGCAGTACCGGGCGAAGGCGGCTCGGGCGGGGGTGCCGGTGGTGGCGGGGCGGGACGGGGCGGTGGTCCGGCTCGCGGACGCGGCGGCACCGGAACGGGCGGAGCGCCGCCGTTTCCGGGGGCGGGGCTGA
- a CDS encoding biotin--[acetyl-CoA-carboxylase] ligase → MTPPDVSDSRWSDLDRPPLNASALRHALVRPGALWTSLDVVAETGSTNSDLTSRAKELPEGAVLVAEEQTAGRGRLDRNWTAPARSGLFFSVLLRPGPGVPAERWGWLPLLTGVAVATGLSRAAGVDTSLKWPNDLLVTVDGEERKAGGILAERAGDDAVVVGIGLNVTLRAAELPVPAAGSLALANAVSTDRETLLRAVLRSLEQWYVDWREAGGDPAASRLQETYAAGCATLGRTVRAELPGERSLTGEAVAVDSDGRLVLATGTGLREPVAAGDIVHLRTATG, encoded by the coding sequence ATGACGCCTCCGGACGTATCCGACAGCCGCTGGTCCGACCTCGACCGGCCCCCGCTCAACGCCTCCGCCCTGCGCCACGCCCTGGTGCGGCCCGGCGCCCTGTGGACCTCCCTCGACGTGGTCGCGGAGACCGGCTCCACCAACTCCGACCTCACCTCCCGCGCCAAGGAGCTGCCCGAGGGCGCGGTCCTGGTGGCCGAGGAGCAGACCGCGGGCCGGGGGCGCCTGGACCGCAACTGGACGGCGCCCGCCCGGTCGGGGCTGTTCTTCTCGGTCCTGCTCCGGCCCGGACCGGGCGTCCCGGCCGAGCGCTGGGGCTGGCTGCCGCTGCTCACCGGAGTCGCCGTCGCCACCGGTCTGTCCCGGGCCGCGGGCGTGGACACCTCGCTGAAGTGGCCCAACGACCTGCTGGTCACCGTGGACGGCGAGGAGCGCAAGGCGGGCGGCATCCTCGCCGAGCGGGCCGGGGACGACGCCGTGGTGGTCGGCATCGGCCTGAACGTGACGCTGCGGGCGGCGGAACTGCCCGTCCCCGCCGCCGGTTCGCTGGCGCTGGCGAACGCGGTCTCCACCGACCGCGAGACGCTGCTGCGGGCCGTGCTGCGCTCGCTGGAGCAGTGGTACGTGGACTGGCGCGAGGCGGGCGGCGACCCGGCCGCCTCCCGGCTCCAGGAGACATACGCGGCGGGCTGCGCCACGCTGGGCCGTACGGTCCGCGCCGAGCTGCCGGGCGAGCGTTCGCTGACCGGCGAGGCGGTCGCGGTCGACTCCGACGGCAGGCTGGTGCTGGCCACCGGGACCGGCCTGCGGGAGCCGGTCGCGGCGGGCGACATCGTTCATCTGCGGACGGCAACGGGCTGA
- a CDS encoding acyl-CoA carboxylase subunit beta → MSEPEQPSMTDIHTTAGKLADLQRRIDEATHAGSARAVEKQHAKGKLTARERVELLLDEGSFVELDEFARHRSTDFGMELNRPYGDGVVTGYGTVDGRPVAVFSQDFTVLGGSLGEVFGQKIMKVMDFALKTGCPVVGINDSGGARIQEGVMALGMYGEIFRRNTHASGVIPQISLVVGPCAGGAVYSPAITDFTVMVDQTSHMFITGPDVIKTVTGEDVGFEELGGARTHNATSGVAHHLAGDEKDAIEYVKSLLSYLPSNNLSEPPAFPEAADLDVSATDLELDTVIPDSANQPYDMHTVIEHVLDDGEFLETQALFAPNILTGFGRVEGHPVGIVANQPMQFAGCLDIDASEKAARFVRTCDAFNVPVVTFVDVPGFLPGVDQEYGGIIRRGAKLIYAYAEATVPLITVITRKAFGGAYDVMGSKHLGADLNLAWPTAQIAVMGAQGAVNILHRRTIAAAADAEEAEATRARLITEYEDTLLNPYVAAERGYIDAVIMPSDTRSHIVRGLRQLRTKRESLPPKKHGNIPL, encoded by the coding sequence ATGTCCGAGCCGGAGCAGCCATCGATGACCGACATCCACACCACCGCGGGCAAGCTCGCGGACCTGCAGCGCCGGATCGACGAGGCCACGCACGCCGGCTCAGCGCGCGCGGTGGAAAAGCAGCACGCCAAGGGCAAGTTGACCGCCCGTGAGCGGGTGGAGCTGCTCCTCGACGAAGGGTCGTTCGTCGAGCTCGACGAGTTCGCCCGGCACCGCTCCACCGACTTCGGGATGGAGCTGAACCGCCCGTACGGCGATGGCGTGGTGACCGGTTACGGCACCGTCGACGGCCGTCCGGTGGCGGTGTTCTCGCAGGACTTCACGGTCCTCGGCGGCTCGCTCGGCGAGGTCTTCGGCCAGAAGATCATGAAGGTGATGGACTTCGCGCTGAAGACCGGCTGCCCGGTCGTCGGCATCAACGACTCCGGCGGCGCCCGCATCCAGGAGGGCGTCATGGCCCTCGGCATGTACGGCGAGATCTTCCGCCGCAACACCCATGCCTCCGGCGTGATCCCGCAGATCTCGCTGGTCGTGGGCCCGTGCGCGGGCGGCGCGGTCTACTCCCCGGCCATCACCGACTTCACGGTGATGGTCGACCAGACCTCGCACATGTTCATCACCGGCCCGGACGTCATCAAGACGGTCACCGGCGAGGACGTCGGCTTCGAGGAGCTGGGCGGCGCGCGCACCCACAACGCCACCTCGGGCGTGGCCCACCACCTGGCGGGCGACGAGAAGGACGCCATCGAGTACGTCAAGTCCCTGCTGTCGTACCTGCCTTCGAACAACCTCAGCGAGCCCCCGGCCTTCCCCGAGGCGGCCGACCTGGACGTCTCGGCGACCGACCTGGAGCTGGACACGGTCATCCCGGACTCGGCGAACCAGCCGTACGACATGCACACCGTGATCGAGCACGTGCTGGACGACGGCGAGTTCCTGGAGACGCAGGCCCTGTTCGCGCCGAACATCCTCACCGGCTTCGGCCGGGTCGAGGGCCACCCGGTCGGCATCGTCGCCAACCAGCCGATGCAGTTCGCGGGCTGCCTGGACATCGACGCCAGCGAGAAGGCCGCCCGGTTCGTGCGCACCTGCGACGCGTTCAACGTGCCGGTGGTCACCTTCGTGGACGTGCCGGGCTTCCTGCCGGGCGTGGACCAGGAGTACGGCGGCATCATCCGGCGCGGCGCCAAGCTGATCTACGCGTACGCCGAGGCGACCGTCCCGCTGATCACGGTCATCACCCGCAAGGCGTTCGGCGGCGCCTACGACGTCATGGGCTCCAAGCACCTGGGCGCCGACCTCAACCTGGCCTGGCCCACCGCCCAGATCGCGGTGATGGGCGCCCAGGGGGCGGTGAACATCCTGCACCGGCGCACCATCGCCGCCGCCGCGGACGCCGAGGAGGCGGAGGCCACCCGCGCCCGGCTGATCACGGAGTACGAGGACACCCTCCTCAACCCGTACGTGGCGGCCGAGCGCGGCTACATCGACGCGGTGATCATGCCGTCGGACACCCGGTCGCACATCGTGCGCGGCCTGCGTCAGCTGCGCACCAAGCGGGAAAGCCTTCCCCCGAAGAAGCACGGCAACATCCCCCTCTAG
- a CDS encoding adenylate/guanylate cyclase domain-containing protein yields the protein MTVDDTQPGEGGDPPPETAPSPYPTPHHAVDHTAEPTHDPLAIRLEQLILGADRRYTPFQAARTAGVSMELASRFWRAMGFADIGQAKALTEADVLALRRLAGLVEAGLLSEPMAVQVARSTGQTTARLAEWQIDSFLEGLTEPPEPGMTRTEVTYPLVELLLPELEEFLVYVWRRQLAAATGRVVQAADDEEMVDRRLAVGFADLVGFTRLTRRLEEEELGELVEAFETTAADLVAAHGGRLIKTLGDEVLFAADDAGTAAEISLRLIETMGHDETMPALRVGIAFGTVTTRMGDVFGTTVNLASRLTSIAPKDSVLVDGAFAEELARTGDAPVSEAQAAEEAAAAEKEGEEPPKYRFALQPMWQRPVRGLGVVEPWMLHRRG from the coding sequence GTGACCGTCGACGACACACAGCCGGGCGAGGGTGGCGACCCACCCCCCGAGACGGCGCCGTCCCCCTATCCGACCCCGCACCACGCCGTGGACCACACCGCCGAGCCGACCCACGACCCGCTGGCCATCCGGCTGGAGCAGCTGATCCTGGGCGCGGACCGCCGCTACACGCCGTTCCAGGCGGCCCGCACCGCCGGGGTCTCCATGGAGCTGGCGTCGCGGTTCTGGCGGGCCATGGGCTTCGCCGACATCGGCCAGGCCAAGGCGCTCACCGAGGCCGACGTGCTGGCGCTGCGCCGGCTCGCCGGTCTGGTCGAGGCGGGGCTGCTCAGCGAGCCGATGGCCGTGCAGGTGGCCCGCTCCACCGGGCAGACCACCGCCCGGCTGGCCGAATGGCAGATCGATTCCTTCCTGGAGGGCCTGACCGAGCCGCCCGAGCCCGGGATGACCCGTACGGAGGTCACGTATCCGCTGGTCGAGCTGTTGCTGCCGGAGCTGGAGGAGTTCCTCGTCTATGTGTGGCGGCGCCAGCTGGCCGCCGCCACCGGGCGGGTGGTGCAGGCGGCCGACGACGAGGAGATGGTCGACCGGCGGCTCGCCGTCGGCTTCGCCGACCTCGTCGGCTTCACCCGGCTGACCCGGCGCCTGGAGGAGGAGGAGCTGGGCGAGCTGGTCGAGGCGTTCGAGACGACCGCCGCCGACCTGGTCGCCGCGCACGGCGGACGGCTCATCAAGACGCTCGGCGACGAGGTGCTCTTCGCGGCCGACGACGCCGGGACCGCCGCCGAGATATCGCTGCGGCTGATCGAGACGATGGGCCACGACGAGACGATGCCCGCGCTGCGCGTGGGCATCGCCTTCGGCACGGTCACCACCCGGATGGGCGATGTGTTCGGCACCACCGTGAACCTCGCCAGCCGCCTCACCTCGATAGCGCCCAAGGACTCGGTGCTGGTCGACGGCGCCTTCGCGGAGGAGCTGGCCCGGACCGGGGACGCGCCCGTCTCGGAGGCGCAGGCCGCCGAGGAGGCCGCCGCGGCCGAGAAGGAGGGCGAGGAGCCGCCCAAGTACCGGTTCGCGCTGCAGCCGATGTGGCAGCGGCCGGTGCGCGGCCTCGGCGTGGTCGAGCCCTGGATGCTGCACCGCAGGGGCTGA
- a CDS encoding enoyl-CoA hydratase/isomerase family protein — translation MMGTDEQRYGEFVGVRRHGHVAELVLDRPKAMNAVSSEMARSVAAACDALAADPSARVVVLTSTHERAFCVGADLKERNSMSDAELVRQRPTARACYTGVLELPVPTVAAVHGFALGGGYELALACDLIVADATAVVGLPEVSVGVIPGGGGTQLLPRRVGAARAAELVFTARRVEAAEARELGMVDVLVDAGEDRTSALELAGRIAANSPVGLRAAKRAMRLGHGLDLRAGLEVEDAAWRSVAFSGDRAEGVAAFNEKRKPEWPGE, via the coding sequence CTGATGGGCACGGATGAGCAGCGGTACGGGGAGTTCGTCGGCGTACGGCGGCACGGGCACGTCGCCGAACTGGTCCTCGACCGGCCCAAGGCGATGAACGCGGTCTCCAGCGAGATGGCCCGCTCGGTCGCCGCCGCCTGCGACGCGCTCGCCGCCGACCCCTCGGCGCGGGTGGTCGTGCTCACCTCCACCCACGAGCGGGCCTTCTGCGTCGGCGCCGACCTCAAGGAGCGCAACTCCATGAGCGACGCCGAACTGGTCCGCCAGCGCCCCACCGCGCGGGCCTGCTACACCGGCGTCCTCGAACTGCCGGTGCCGACCGTGGCCGCCGTGCACGGCTTCGCGCTCGGCGGCGGGTACGAGCTGGCGCTGGCCTGCGACCTGATCGTGGCGGACGCGACGGCCGTGGTCGGCCTGCCCGAGGTCTCCGTCGGCGTCATCCCCGGCGGCGGCGGTACGCAGCTGCTGCCCCGGCGCGTCGGCGCGGCCCGGGCGGCCGAACTGGTCTTCACCGCGCGGCGGGTGGAGGCGGCCGAGGCGCGCGAGCTGGGCATGGTGGACGTGCTGGTGGACGCGGGCGAGGACCGTACGAGCGCGCTGGAGCTGGCCGGGCGGATCGCGGCGAACTCGCCGGTCGGGCTGCGCGCGGCCAAGCGGGCGATGCGGCTCGGGCACGGCCTGGACCTGCGGGCGGGCCTGGAGGTCGAGGACGCGGCCTGGCGGTCGGTGGCCTTCTCCGGGGACCGGGCGGAGGGCGTGGCGGCGTTCAACGAGAAGCGGAAGCCGGAGTGGCCGGGGGAGTGA
- a CDS encoding Ig-like domain-containing protein yields MEKRVITESNRRKGLVAASAVLGGVLLLSACNDDGAKDKSGADTSKTSQSQVDKAAEKDTSDARITITPKNGADNVGINNDTKVTVAEGKLTSVVMTSAEGTPVAGKISGDGLSWVPDKPLKRSAKYQITATAQDAKGRQAHENTSFATVSPANSFIGNFTPESGSTVGVGMPVSVTFDKAVSNKKDVQSHISVTSSSGQQVVGHWFGSQRLDFRPQDYWKAGSTVTMKLDLDGVEAKPGVTGVQEKTVTFKIGRNQVSTVDAKTHQMTVTQDGKTVKTIPISAGSPEHKTYNGTMVISEKFKETRMNGATVGFTDGDGKGEYDIKDVPHAMRLSASGTFIHGNYWGAKSIFGSVNTSHGCVGLSDTKGAGDPDTAAAWFYNHSIVGDVVVVKNTGDKTITPDNGFSDWNMSWSAWQAGSAV; encoded by the coding sequence ATGGAGAAGCGTGTGATAACGGAGAGTAACCGGCGCAAGGGTCTGGTGGCCGCGTCCGCCGTCCTCGGCGGCGTCCTGCTGCTGTCGGCCTGCAACGACGACGGGGCCAAGGACAAGAGCGGTGCCGACACCTCGAAGACGTCACAGTCGCAGGTCGACAAGGCGGCGGAGAAGGACACCTCCGACGCCAGGATCACCATCACGCCCAAGAACGGCGCGGACAACGTCGGCATCAACAACGACACCAAGGTCACCGTGGCCGAGGGCAAGCTGACCTCGGTGGTCATGACCTCCGCCGAGGGCACCCCGGTGGCGGGCAAGATCTCCGGCGACGGGCTCAGCTGGGTGCCGGACAAGCCGCTGAAGCGCTCGGCCAAGTACCAGATCACGGCGACCGCGCAGGACGCCAAGGGCCGCCAGGCCCACGAGAACACGTCGTTCGCGACGGTCTCGCCGGCCAACAGCTTCATCGGCAACTTCACGCCCGAGTCCGGCTCCACGGTCGGCGTCGGCATGCCGGTGTCGGTCACGTTCGACAAGGCCGTCAGCAACAAGAAGGACGTGCAGTCACACATTTCGGTGACGTCCAGCAGCGGTCAGCAGGTCGTCGGCCACTGGTTCGGCTCGCAGCGCCTGGACTTCCGTCCGCAGGACTACTGGAAGGCCGGCTCGACCGTCACCATGAAGCTGGACCTCGACGGCGTCGAGGCGAAGCCCGGTGTCACCGGCGTCCAGGAGAAGACGGTCACCTTCAAGATCGGCCGCAACCAGGTCTCCACGGTCGACGCGAAGACGCACCAGATGACCGTCACCCAGGACGGCAAGACGGTCAAGACGATCCCGATCTCGGCCGGATCGCCCGAGCACAAGACGTACAACGGCACGATGGTGATCTCCGAGAAGTTCAAGGAGACCCGGATGAACGGCGCCACCGTCGGCTTCACGGACGGCGACGGCAAGGGCGAGTACGACATCAAGGACGTCCCGCACGCCATGCGGCTCTCCGCCTCCGGCACCTTCATCCACGGCAACTACTGGGGCGCCAAGTCCATCTTCGGCAGCGTCAACACCAGCCACGGCTGTGTGGGCCTGTCCGACACCAAGGGCGCGGGCGACCCCGACACCGCCGCCGCGTGGTTCTACAACCACTCGATCGTCGGTGACGTGGTCGTCGTCAAGAACACCGGCGACAAGACCATCACGCCCGACAACGGCTTCAGCGACTGGAACATGAGCTGGTCGGCCTGGCAGGCCGGCTCGGCGGTCTGA